A portion of the Sulfuricurvum kujiense DSM 16994 genome contains these proteins:
- the bcp gene encoding thioredoxin-dependent thiol peroxidase yields the protein MLEVGTTAPDFCLSNQDDVEICSRDLRGKWIVLYFYPKDSTPGCTTEACEFSDAMDDYDDMGAIILGVSADSTKSHRNFIEKKSLQITLLSDPTTQMMQEYGVWAMKKNYGKEYMGIVRSTYIIDPKGIVRVAWTNVKVKDHVAKVKEELAKVQG from the coding sequence ATGTTAGAAGTAGGAACCACAGCCCCCGATTTTTGTTTGAGTAACCAAGACGACGTAGAGATATGTTCACGCGACCTGCGCGGAAAATGGATCGTTCTTTATTTTTACCCGAAAGATTCGACTCCGGGATGTACGACCGAAGCGTGCGAGTTTAGCGACGCTATGGACGATTATGACGATATGGGGGCGATTATTCTCGGTGTAAGCGCTGACAGTACCAAGTCGCACCGCAATTTCATCGAGAAAAAATCGCTTCAGATCACACTTCTCAGCGATCCGACAACCCAGATGATGCAAGAGTACGGTGTATGGGCGATGAAGAAAAACTATGGCAAAGAGTATATGGGGATTGTCCGCTCAACCTATATTATCGATCCGAAAGGGATCGTACGTGTGGCATGGACGAATGTTAAAGTGAAAGATCATGTGGCGAAAGTTAAAGAGGAGTTGGCAAAGGTTCAAGGGTAG